TTCTGTCTGAATCTTCCCTGTTTTCCTTTCAACATGTCCGCAAGAGACCTCAGCTGCCTCTTTTTGCCGGTTGCGGCCATAGTTGCCTGGCCTTTTCTCGCGCTGTTATCTATAAGAGCGTCAACAGCTTCCTGAAGCATCCTTTTTTCGTTCCTGGAAATGACTTCGGGAGCCCCGAGCTCGATCAATTTCTTCAGACGATTATTTCTGTTTATCACTCTTCTATATAGGTCATTGAGATCGGATGTCGCAAATCTTCCTCCGTCAAGCTGAACCATCGGGCGAAGGTCGGGAGGTATCACGGGAAGGACATCAAGACACATCCATTGCGGCTTGATCCCCGCTTTTATGAATCCCTGCACGACTCTCAATCTCTTCATGGTCTTTTTCCTCTGAGCTGAGGCATTTGGGATCTCATCGAGGTCTTTCTCAAGTTTTCTGGAAAGTTTGGGAAGATCAACCTCTTCCAATACTTTTCTGATCGCGCCGGTTCCGATATCGGCTCTGAAAACCGAAGCATATTTCAAAGACAGAGTTCTGTATTCCATTTCAGAGATCACCTTCAATTTCTTGATGCTCTTCAGATCTTCTTTCGCTTTGTCCCTCGCTTCTTTGAGTTCGTTCAATTCCGGAACGGTCAATTTTGATTTTCCCGCCTTTGCCCTGGATTTATATTCCGCTTCTATCTGATCAGATACCACCTTTCTTTCCTCTTCGTTCACATTGGTAATGAGGTAGCTTGCAAAATAGACGACTTTCTCGAGATTCTGGACAGACATATCAAGCGTAAGACCGATGCTCGAAGGAACACCCCTGAGAAACCAGATATGCGCCACCGGAACGGCAAGCTTGATGTGCCCCATTCTTTCCCTTCTTACGATCGACTTGGTCACTTCGACCCCGCATTTATCGCAGACGATCCCCTTGTATCTTATCCTTTTGTATTTTCCGCAATAGCATTCCCAGTCTTTCGTCGGACCAAAAATTTTCTCGCAGAACAGCCCGTCCTTTTCAGGCCTCTGAGTCCTGTAATTGATCGTCTCGGGTTTCGTCACTTCCCCGGTTGACCACTCCAGGATCTCCTCCGGACTTGCGAGTTTAAGCCTTACGGCATTAAAATCTTCAACCTTAGTGTTTATTGACATGATTTATGAAATTATAAATAAATTTATTGAAAATTTTTGTGTCCGAAAACTACTTTGCTTCCTTGGGTTCGGCTTCCGCGATCCCCTCTTCCGGAATTTCAACTTTCTTCGCACCCATCAGCTCGACGTCGAGAGCAAGCGCCTTGAGCTCGTTCACAAGAACATGGAACGAAGCCGGAACATGCGGACTTTTGATCTTCTCTCCCTTGATTATCGATTCATAGGCCTTGGACCTGCCGAGAACATCGTCCGACTTTATGGTCAGGACTTCCTGCAAAGTGTGAGCCGCTCCATATCCTTCCAGCGCCCAGACTTCCATTTCTCCGAATCTCTGTCCGCCAAATTGCGCTTTTCCTCCGAGAGGCTGCTGTGTTATCAAAGAGTACGGACCGATAGACCTCATATGGATCTTGTCCTCGACCAAGTGGTTCAGTTTCATTATATATACGATCCCGACCGTCACTTTGTTGTCGAATTTTCTCCCGGTCTTGCCGTCATAAAGATCAACTTTTCCGTCGGTCGGAAGTCCCGCTTTTTCAAGCTCGCGTTTTATTTCCCCTTCGGTTATTCCGTCCAGCGCCGGGCACGCAACCTTATAACCGAGCTTCTGAGCGGCCCAGCCAAGATGCGTTTCAAGGATCTGGCCGATGTTCATACGGCTGGCGACTCCCAACGGATTCAGGATGACATCAACCGGGGTTCCGTCCTCGAGGTATGGCATATCTTCAACCGGAAGGATCTTCGAGATGACACCTTTGTTCCCGTGACGCCCCGCAAGCTTGTCTCCGACCTGTACTTTCCTGAGCTGCGCCACGCTGACCTGGATCGTTTTTATGATCCCCGAGGAAAGCTTGTCTCCCTGCTCTCTTGAAAATATCTTGATATCGACGACTTTTCCCTGTTCGCCGTGCTGCAGATACAATGAAGTGTCTTTCACGTCTCTCGCTTTTTCTCCGAAGATGGATCGGAGTAATCTTTCTTCCGCAGTCAGATCGCTTTCGCCTTTAGGCGTTATCTTTCCGACCAAAATATCTCCAGACCTGACTTCCGCTCCGACTCGGATGATCCCGTCTTCATCAAGATCTTTCAATTTTTCTTCTCCGACGTTCGGGATGTCCCTGGTGATGACCTCCGGACCCAGCTTGGTATCCCTGACATCGATTGAGAAATCTTCGATATGGATCGAACTGAATCGGTCATCTTCCACAACTTTTTCGGATATTATGATGGCGTCCTCAAAATTCGCGCCTTCCCACGGAACGAAGGAAACAAGAAGATTCTGGCCCAATGCAAGTTCTCCGTTCTGCGTTGCGGCTCCATCGGCGAGGATATCTCCCTTTTTCACCATCTCCCCTTTTCCGACCCTTGGGTGCTGGGTCATAGAGGTTGCGGAATTGGACCTTACAAAATTATATAGATTATATTCATCGAATCCTGATTTATGCTTTATCTTTATATGAGAACCGTCCACCTCGACGACTTCTCCCGGCTCCTTGGCAAGGATCACATGCCCCGAATCGACTGCTGCTTTCATCTCAAGCCCGGTTCCGACAACCGGAGAATCCGGCAAAATGCATGACACGGCTTGTCGTTGCATGTTCGAACCCATGAGCGCCCTGTGCGCATCATCGTGTTCAAGGAACGGTATGAGAGATGTTGCGACGCTGATCGCCTGATTGGGAGACACATCGGCATAATCGACTTCCTTCGCATTGATAATTCCCGGCCTGCCCTTGATCCTGGCTTGTACTTCCGTTTCAGTGAACTTTCCGCTCTCGTCAGTGGGAACGCTGGCATGCGCGATCGAAGCTTCTTCTTCAACCGCCGCATCGAGATATACAACCTCGTCTGTAACTCTTCCGTTGACAACTTTCCTGTACGGTGTTTCCAAAAAACCAAAATCATTCACCTTGCTGTAAATCGAAAGATGTCCGACTAATCCGATGTTCGGACCTTCAGGGGTCTGAATCGGGCAGATCCTTCCATAATGGCTTCTGTGCACATCACGCACCTCGAACCCGGCTCTTTCCCTTGTGAGTCCTCCCGGACCCATGGCAGAAAGCCGTCTTTTGTGTTCAAGCTCGGCAAGAGGATTGACCTGATCCATGAACTGGCACAATTGGCTGGACATGAAAAACTCCCTGATCACAGCAATGAGAGGCCTGGTGTTTATGAATTGAGCAGGGGTCGCCGTATTTGAATCTATGGTGCTCATCCTGTCCTTTATATTCCTTTCAACCCTCATCAGCCCCAAGCGGAACCTTTCCTGGATAAGCTCTCCGACCGATCTCGTTCTTCTGTTTCCGAGATGATCGATATCGTCTGCCGAAGCATTTATGGAATTATTCAATTTGATGATCTCCTTGACCGCCAGAATAAGATCGTTCGGCTGGAAAACCCTATGCTCCACTTTATCAGCAAGGTCGATCTTCAATCTCTGGTTGATCTTGTGGCGTCCGACTTTTCCCAAATCATACCTGTCGAATTTGAAGAACATGCCTTCGATCAACTGCTTGGCATTGTCAGATGTCGCAAGGTCTCCCGGCCTTATTCTTTTGTAAACCTCAATAAATCCTTCGGCCTGTGATTTGGCGACGTCCTTCTTGATGGTTTCGGTTATAAACTTGATCTCTCCCGTATCAACATCCGAGAACAGCTTCAAGAGCTGTTCGTCAGTACCGTTCCCAAACGCTCTCATGAGGGATGTTATTGCAACTTTCCTTTTCTTGTCGATCCTTACAAAGATCGCTCCACTGGATTCCGTATCGATCTCAAGCCATGCGCCGCGCGTCGGGATCAATTTCGCCCCGAAGAATTTTTTCTCTTCCTTCTCGCTCGAGTAATGGAAAAACACGCCGGGCGATTTGATCAGCTGGCTCACCACGACTCGCTCCACTCCGTTTATCACAAAAGTGCCCCGATCCGTCATGATCGGAAATTCTCCAAAATATATTTCCTGTTCCTTGGATGCTTTGGTTTTCTTGTTTATCAGGTTCACTTTGCATCGGAGCGGAGCTTCATATGAAATGTTTTTCTTCTTTGATGTTTCTTCGTCGTATTTTACTTTGTCGAGATAGTAATCGACAAATTCCAATTCCAGTTCTTTATTAAAGCTGACCACCGGAGAAACTTCTTCCAGAAGTTCCCTGAGTCCTTTTTCGATAAACCACTTATATGATTGTATCTGCGACTCGATCAGAAATGGCGGCTCCACCACTTCTCTTCTTTTTCTAAAAAATCTTCGCGTTGATCTTAATGGTAGCAGGTCTTTTTTGGGCATGTTCTTTTAGATTATGCTTGAAATAAATATATAATAAATTATTTTACAAAGTGAATTTTGATCTATTTTTGATCTACTATCGATATCCTGTTATTATCTATGCAAAAATATTTTTTAAGATACAAAAACAAGCCAAAACAGCGCGCGCTGTCGGCACAACTCCATAACTCCTTCTAAATTGTTTTATAAATCATAAAGTTTAAGTTTTTAACTTCAAACTTAGATATATGTATATTATATACGAATAAATAATCCTGTCAAGCCGGTCTGCCAGCCAAAAAACACCCCTCCCTGGCCTGATTCCCCCATGCTCCATTTATGTCCCCGCACTCATTTCTAAAAAATTGCCTTGCAGGGATAATTTGATATCCACAATACCTCCACAATGAGGACATCTCGTTAAGAAAGACACCTCTCCTGACATATCCTTTTTTTCGACATTTTTTAACAATACTCCGTTACATTTCGCGCAATGCACCAATTGATCGTGCTTTCTGTATTCGGTCGTTTTCATCTGTATTTGGTTATTATCTTAGTATGTGAAGTTTCTGATGTATTTATTGTATCATCGGGGATTGTATTATTCAATACACGGTCAATATCATATCCTATAATACACAGATGTTTCTTTTTGTGATCGCTTAAATGTATTTTACACGATCTTTATGTTTATTACTGGCCAATAATGAGTCCTATAATCTACACAATGCATATAGATATTTACATCTGTTAAATCGTATGATAAAATATATAAAAGTTATCCACAGGCGATTCTAGCTATTGTTTCAACAATTCTTAACATGCTATTACTCGTATTATTTCAATTTTATCTGAATCACTTTAATCGAACTCCCTTGACCAGCAATAATCAATAATATCCATGATTTTCGGCAATTTCAAAAAATCAATTGAAACAATAATCAAAAAACGCCCCTCGTCCAAGATCGTCGGGGCTATAAATGACAATATCCTTGAAAGCGAGAGAAGGTACAGGGAACTCGCGGATTCCCTGCCACAGATCATATTCGAAACCGATCCCGGTTTCAATCTGACCTTTCTTAACAATAATGCCATTTCGGTTTTTGGCTATAACAGCAATGATTATGCGAACGGAATGAGCTTTGACAAGTTGTTTGTGGAAGAAAATGCCATCAAGATCAAAGATTGCACCATAGACTTCATCAGAAAAAAAAAGTTCCATTCTTGCGAAAAGATCGCAAAGAAAAAAGATGGCGGCACATTCCCCGCCCTTATACATATCTCTTCTATTTTAAATGAAAGAAAAGAATTTGACGGGCTCAGGGGAATAATAATCGATATTTCCGACAGAAAAGAAATGGAAGAATTGCTGAAAGAAAGCGAGGAAAAGTACCGGAACATCATCGAAGATTCAAATGATCCCATTTGGGTCGGAGACCTCAGAGGAAATATAACATTTTTCAACAAAGAAGCTGAAAAATTATTCGGCTATCAATTGGGTGAGCTCGAAAACAGAAGCTACGAGCCGTTAATCCCGAGGGAGGATCTGCCACGCTTAAAAAAAATAATAGTATCCGCTTTTTCCGGAAATCCAGAACAGTTTGAGGTTAAAATAAAACAGAAGAGCGGCCAATTGATCGACGTCTGGATTAAGCTTAACGCTCTCTATAAGAATGGAAAG
This genomic window from Candidatus Paceibacterota bacterium contains:
- a CDS encoding DNA-directed RNA polymerase subunit beta, which codes for MPKKDLLPLRSTRRFFRKRREVVEPPFLIESQIQSYKWFIEKGLRELLEEVSPVVSFNKELELEFVDYYLDKVKYDEETSKKKNISYEAPLRCKVNLINKKTKASKEQEIYFGEFPIMTDRGTFVINGVERVVVSQLIKSPGVFFHYSSEKEEKKFFGAKLIPTRGAWLEIDTESSGAIFVRIDKKRKVAITSLMRAFGNGTDEQLLKLFSDVDTGEIKFITETIKKDVAKSQAEGFIEVYKRIRPGDLATSDNAKQLIEGMFFKFDRYDLGKVGRHKINQRLKIDLADKVEHRVFQPNDLILAVKEIIKLNNSINASADDIDHLGNRRTRSVGELIQERFRLGLMRVERNIKDRMSTIDSNTATPAQFINTRPLIAVIREFFMSSQLCQFMDQVNPLAELEHKRRLSAMGPGGLTRERAGFEVRDVHRSHYGRICPIQTPEGPNIGLVGHLSIYSKVNDFGFLETPYRKVVNGRVTDEVVYLDAAVEEEASIAHASVPTDESGKFTETEVQARIKGRPGIINAKEVDYADVSPNQAISVATSLIPFLEHDDAHRALMGSNMQRQAVSCILPDSPVVGTGLEMKAAVDSGHVILAKEPGEVVEVDGSHIKIKHKSGFDEYNLYNFVRSNSATSMTQHPRVGKGEMVKKGDILADGAATQNGELALGQNLLVSFVPWEGANFEDAIIISEKVVEDDRFSSIHIEDFSIDVRDTKLGPEVITRDIPNVGEEKLKDLDEDGIIRVGAEVRSGDILVGKITPKGESDLTAEERLLRSIFGEKARDVKDTSLYLQHGEQGKVVDIKIFSREQGDKLSSGIIKTIQVSVAQLRKVQVGDKLAGRHGNKGVISKILPVEDMPYLEDGTPVDVILNPLGVASRMNIGQILETHLGWAAQKLGYKVACPALDGITEGEIKRELEKAGLPTDGKVDLYDGKTGRKFDNKVTVGIVYIMKLNHLVEDKIHMRSIGPYSLITQQPLGGKAQFGGQRFGEMEVWALEGYGAAHTLQEVLTIKSDDVLGRSKAYESIIKGEKIKSPHVPASFHVLVNELKALALDVELMGAKKVEIPEEGIAEAEPKEAK